From the genome of Colwellia psychrerythraea 34H, one region includes:
- a CDS encoding helix-turn-helix domain-containing protein, giving the protein MSEQDKVDKYPSMTIGDHENNKRVVEKATIGVQLKAIRTENKLTLEEASKRTGLARSTLSKIENEQISPTFSVMQKLASGLNIELPQLFTKPKETKVTGRRDVTLGGQGRPHATLTYEHELLSTQLRNKKMMPYKSRVHARNFEHFGEWVRHEGEEFLLVLEGEVQLLTEFYEPAALVVGDSAYYDATMGHLVISTSKEDALILWITAE; this is encoded by the coding sequence ATGAGCGAGCAAGATAAGGTTGATAAGTATCCTTCAATGACTATTGGAGACCATGAGAACAATAAGCGAGTAGTAGAGAAAGCTACTATAGGCGTGCAGCTTAAAGCTATTCGTACTGAAAACAAATTGACGCTTGAAGAAGCAAGCAAGCGTACGGGATTGGCGCGCTCTACCTTGTCTAAGATTGAAAATGAGCAAATTTCACCAACCTTTAGTGTCATGCAAAAGTTGGCTTCAGGGCTTAATATTGAATTACCTCAGCTATTTACCAAACCCAAAGAAACGAAAGTTACTGGTAGACGAGACGTAACTTTAGGCGGGCAAGGCAGACCTCATGCCACGTTAACTTATGAGCACGAGCTGTTGTCTACACAGCTTAGAAACAAGAAGATGATGCCCTACAAGAGTAGGGTGCATGCGAGAAACTTTGAACACTTCGGAGAGTGGGTTCGTCATGAAGGTGAAGAATTCCTGCTGGTTTTAGAAGGTGAAGTTCAGCTATTGACCGAGTTTTATGAGCCTGCAGCCTTAGTGGTGGGAGATAGCGCCTATTACGATGCGACCATGGGACATCTAGTCATATCTACTAGCAAAGAGGATGCACTGATATTGTGGATTACTGCAGAATAA
- a CDS encoding serine hydroxymethyltransferase, with the protein MKNTYTSGELEQFFSSDLSSTDGAVQVAIDLEEARQNQQIELIASENIVSKAVMEAQGTVLTNKYAEGYPGRRYYGGCEHVDLVETLAIDRAKLIFKADFVNVQPHSGAQANGAVMLALVKPGDTILGMSLDAGGHLTHGAKPAQSGKWFNAIHYGVRKDDMRIDYDQVLALAIEHQPKMIIAGGSAIPRQIDFAKFREIADQVGAILMVDMAHIAGLVAAGAHQNPLPFADVVTTTTHKTLRGPRGGLILTNNPDVAKKINSAVFPGLQGGPLMHVIAAKAVALGEVLEPSFGAYIKQVLSNARVLASTLQQRGCDIVTDGTDTHLMLVDLRPKGLKGNTTEESLERAGITCNKNGIPFDSEKPMVTSGIRLGTPAGTSRGFGNDEFELIGQWIGDVLDGLVANPEDNSVAEQKVLQQVQQLCLRFPLYS; encoded by the coding sequence ATGAAAAACACTTACACATCTGGTGAACTAGAACAATTTTTTTCAAGCGATCTATCTTCTACTGATGGCGCAGTTCAAGTGGCTATAGACCTTGAAGAAGCGCGTCAAAATCAACAAATAGAATTAATCGCTTCAGAGAACATTGTTTCAAAAGCAGTTATGGAAGCTCAAGGCACGGTATTAACAAATAAATACGCTGAAGGTTACCCTGGCCGTCGTTACTATGGTGGTTGTGAGCATGTTGATCTAGTTGAAACATTGGCGATTGATAGAGCCAAACTTATTTTTAAAGCTGATTTCGTTAACGTACAACCTCATTCAGGCGCACAAGCTAATGGCGCAGTAATGCTTGCTTTAGTTAAGCCGGGCGATACAATTTTAGGCATGTCACTTGATGCTGGCGGCCATTTAACCCATGGCGCTAAACCTGCCCAATCAGGCAAGTGGTTCAATGCTATTCATTACGGCGTGCGCAAAGATGATATGCGTATCGATTATGACCAAGTATTAGCCCTGGCTATAGAACATCAGCCAAAAATGATCATTGCTGGTGGCTCAGCAATTCCTCGTCAAATAGATTTTGCTAAGTTCCGTGAAATTGCCGATCAAGTTGGTGCCATCTTAATGGTTGATATGGCCCATATTGCTGGTTTAGTCGCTGCGGGTGCACATCAAAATCCACTCCCTTTCGCCGATGTAGTTACTACAACAACGCATAAAACATTAAGAGGCCCTCGTGGCGGCTTAATTTTAACCAACAACCCAGATGTCGCGAAGAAAATTAATTCGGCCGTATTCCCTGGTTTGCAAGGTGGCCCATTAATGCACGTTATTGCGGCAAAAGCAGTCGCTTTAGGCGAAGTACTAGAGCCTTCTTTTGGTGCCTATATTAAACAAGTATTAAGTAACGCTAGAGTCCTAGCTAGCACATTGCAACAACGAGGTTGTGACATAGTTACCGATGGTACTGACACCCATTTAATGCTGGTTGACTTACGTCCTAAAGGATTGAAAGGAAATACCACAGAAGAAAGTTTAGAACGAGCAGGTATTACCTGTAACAAAAATGGTATCCCATTCGATTCAGAAAAACCTATGGTAACTTCTGGTATTCGCTTAGGTACACCAGCAGGTACTAGCCGTGGTTTTGGTAATGATGAGTTTGAATTAATTGGACAGTGGATTGGTGATGTTCTTGATGGTTTAGTTGCAAATCCCGAGGACAATAGCGTAGCAGAACAAAAAGTTTTACAGCAAGTTCAACAACTGTGCTTGAGATTCCCTTTATATAGCTAA
- the gcvH gene encoding glycine cleavage system protein GcvH → MSTVEKDYQFAPSHEWVKNNNDGTVTIGISNHAQELLGDVVFIELPEQGDEITAGEQFTLVESVKAASDVYAPVSGEIIEINEALEDSPESINQSAFVEGWIVKVKLSEPEQLENLLSYEAYNAGIEE, encoded by the coding sequence ATGAGCACAGTAGAAAAAGATTATCAATTTGCCCCAAGTCACGAGTGGGTTAAAAATAACAACGACGGTACTGTTACTATCGGTATTTCAAACCACGCGCAAGAATTGCTAGGTGATGTTGTTTTCATTGAATTACCAGAACAAGGCGATGAAATAACGGCAGGCGAACAATTTACCCTCGTAGAATCAGTAAAAGCCGCTTCAGACGTATATGCGCCTGTTTCGGGTGAAATCATTGAAATTAATGAAGCACTAGAAGACTCACCAGAGTCAATTAACCAATCGGCATTTGTTGAAGGCTGGATTGTAAAAGTTAAGCTTTCAGAGCCTGAGCAGTTAGAAAACTTACTCAGTTATGAGGCATATAATGCCGGTATCGAAGAATAA
- the gcvP gene encoding aminomethyl-transferring glycine dehydrogenase, with amino-acid sequence MTNNNLLAQLNDNLDFISRHNGPDRTQQQHMLDTLKVDSIEQMIDKTVPDNIRLLQPMALAKPQSEIEMLATLKGIASKNKVNRSYIGQGYYDTHVPHVILRNVFENPGWYTAYTPYQPEISQGRLEALLNFQQMITDLTAMELSNASLLDEATAAAEAMSLCKRASKNKSNVFFVSDDVHPQTLDVINTRAKYFSFEVVVAPCSELENHDVFGALLQYPGTTGQVHNLEKIIEQAHSKKTLVAVAADLLALTVLKAPGEMGADVVIGSAQRFGVPMGYGGPHAAFMATKEKYKRTIPGRVIGVSIDSKGKPALRMAMQTREQHIRREKANSNICTAQALLANMASFYAVYHGPQGLRKMGRRVNRLTSVLAAGLQKAGIELVHNDFFDTITLQTNEKTDAIYQRALAADLNLRLLPDQLGISLDETTTSADVEALWLAITEQSFNVDDIEQTLSAEFCNIPADCQRTSEYLSHPVFNSYHSETRMLRYLKSLENKDFSLTHGMIPLGSCTMKLNATAQMIPVTWPEFSRMHPFAPSDQCTGYETLAESFSDMLIEITGYDAFSLQPNSGAQGEYAGLIAIQRYHASRGEDYRNICLIPSSAHGTNPASASMVSMRIVLVNCDKEGNVDLDDLKEKINLHRDQLSAMMITYPSTHGVYEESIKEICELIHEAGGQVYLDGANMNAQVGLTSPGFIGADVSHLNLHKTFCIPHGGGGPGMGPIGVKSHLADFLPGHSVTNTVGAVSATALGSASILPISWAYIALMGAEGLKSATELAILNANYIMEKLSPHYPILFRGKQGRVAHECIIDLRPLKESSGISEEDVAKRLMDFGFHAPTMSFPVAGTLMIEPTESESLEELDKFIDALITIRHEIAKVEEGTWTLADNPLVNAPHTLNDLTGSDWPRAYSRLTACYPSSCPSQPKFWPTTNRIDNVYGDRNLICSCPPIESYQSTDT; translated from the coding sequence ATGACTAACAATAATTTATTAGCACAACTGAATGATAACTTAGATTTTATCAGTCGACATAATGGCCCTGATCGAACCCAACAACAGCATATGTTAGACACGCTGAAAGTAGACTCTATCGAACAAATGATCGATAAAACAGTACCCGATAATATTCGCCTTTTGCAGCCAATGGCATTAGCAAAACCGCAAAGCGAAATTGAAATGTTAGCTACACTCAAAGGTATAGCGTCAAAAAACAAAGTAAACAGAAGTTATATTGGACAAGGGTATTATGATACCCATGTCCCTCACGTTATTTTACGTAATGTCTTCGAAAACCCTGGCTGGTATACCGCTTATACGCCTTATCAGCCAGAAATTTCACAAGGTCGTTTAGAAGCACTGCTTAATTTTCAACAAATGATCACAGATCTTACCGCAATGGAATTATCCAATGCGTCTTTGCTAGATGAAGCCACTGCAGCTGCAGAAGCAATGAGCTTATGTAAGCGTGCCAGTAAAAATAAAAGTAATGTCTTTTTTGTTAGTGACGATGTTCACCCGCAAACATTAGACGTCATCAATACCCGAGCAAAGTATTTCTCTTTTGAGGTTGTGGTAGCCCCCTGCTCAGAACTAGAAAATCATGATGTGTTTGGCGCTTTGTTGCAATATCCCGGCACAACAGGACAAGTACATAATTTAGAAAAAATCATAGAACAAGCCCATAGCAAAAAAACCTTAGTTGCAGTTGCCGCTGACTTACTGGCGTTAACCGTACTTAAAGCCCCTGGCGAAATGGGCGCGGATGTTGTTATAGGTAGTGCTCAACGCTTTGGCGTTCCAATGGGTTACGGTGGTCCACATGCTGCATTCATGGCCACTAAAGAAAAGTATAAACGTACCATCCCTGGTCGAGTTATTGGTGTTTCAATTGACTCAAAGGGTAAACCTGCTTTACGTATGGCGATGCAAACTCGAGAACAACATATTAGGCGAGAAAAAGCCAATTCGAATATTTGTACCGCGCAAGCATTACTTGCCAATATGGCATCATTTTATGCCGTATATCATGGCCCGCAAGGGTTGCGAAAAATGGGTCGACGCGTGAATCGTTTAACATCAGTGCTCGCTGCAGGTTTGCAAAAAGCAGGTATTGAACTGGTCCATAATGATTTCTTCGATACGATTACCCTACAAACAAATGAAAAAACTGATGCTATTTATCAACGCGCATTAGCTGCAGACCTTAATTTGCGCTTATTACCTGATCAACTTGGTATCAGTTTAGATGAAACCACAACGTCTGCTGACGTTGAAGCATTATGGTTAGCCATTACTGAACAATCTTTTAACGTCGATGATATTGAACAAACACTAAGTGCAGAGTTTTGTAACATACCTGCAGATTGTCAGCGTACTAGTGAGTATTTAAGTCACCCAGTGTTTAATAGTTATCACAGTGAAACACGTATGTTGCGTTATTTAAAAAGTCTTGAAAATAAAGACTTTTCATTAACTCACGGCATGATACCGCTGGGCTCTTGTACAATGAAACTCAATGCTACCGCGCAAATGATCCCTGTTACCTGGCCTGAATTTTCACGCATGCACCCTTTTGCACCAAGCGATCAATGTACAGGATATGAAACCTTAGCTGAAAGCTTTAGCGACATGCTAATAGAAATCACTGGATATGACGCTTTTTCATTACAGCCAAACTCTGGTGCGCAAGGTGAATATGCCGGACTTATCGCCATTCAACGTTACCACGCCTCTCGCGGTGAAGATTATCGAAATATCTGCTTAATTCCTAGCTCTGCACACGGTACTAACCCTGCCAGTGCTTCCATGGTATCAATGCGTATTGTGCTGGTTAATTGTGATAAAGAAGGCAATGTTGACCTAGATGATTTGAAGGAAAAAATAAACCTTCATCGTGATCAACTCTCTGCAATGATGATCACTTATCCTTCAACACATGGCGTTTATGAAGAAAGCATCAAAGAAATTTGCGAGCTTATTCACGAAGCTGGTGGTCAAGTTTATCTTGATGGTGCCAATATGAATGCTCAAGTAGGGTTAACTTCGCCTGGTTTCATTGGCGCTGATGTCTCTCATCTCAACCTACATAAAACATTTTGTATTCCGCACGGCGGCGGTGGCCCAGGTATGGGACCTATAGGTGTTAAATCACACTTAGCCGACTTTTTGCCAGGGCACAGTGTTACTAATACAGTAGGCGCAGTATCAGCAACCGCACTAGGTAGTGCTTCTATTTTACCTATTTCTTGGGCCTACATTGCTTTAATGGGCGCTGAAGGACTAAAATCAGCCACTGAGCTCGCTATTTTAAATGCTAACTACATTATGGAAAAACTCAGCCCGCACTACCCTATATTATTCAGAGGTAAGCAAGGACGTGTTGCTCATGAATGTATTATTGACCTCAGACCATTGAAAGAGTCTTCCGGTATCAGTGAAGAAGATGTTGCGAAACGTTTAATGGATTTTGGCTTTCATGCACCAACCATGTCATTTCCTGTCGCTGGCACCTTGATGATTGAACCAACTGAGAGTGAGTCTTTAGAAGAATTAGATAAATTTATTGATGCACTGATTACGATTCGCCATGAAATAGCGAAAGTTGAAGAGGGAACTTGGACACTTGCCGATAACCCACTAGTCAATGCACCTCACACATTAAACGATCTGACCGGTAGTGACTGGCCTCGTGCTTATTCACGCTTAACCGCTTGTTATCCGAGTAGTTGTCCGAGCCAACCAAAATTTTGGCCAACAACTAACCGTATTGACAATGTCTACGGGGATCGAAACCTAATTTGTAGCTGTCCTCCGATTGAGAGCTACCAATCAACTGATACATAA
- a CDS encoding porin, with protein sequence MNNFKIKKSLIALALVLPAFASYAETSEENLKKQLTEIQTRLAQLEESKEPAATSDNTSINFYGSLRPTFGLTSTDSADSWDVGDALSRIGIAAEHKLSNGMTGFAKGEFKVQIQGDASFGDARKAYVGIKGDFGRVAIGKQDTTQYAIIGDPVDIFNRASTPLAYDDASPFRQQEMVSYRKNFGNLEFRIEGQFKGETDIEGSDLVNGGFKYSGDSFTLAAAYLTRDMPGTDENTVGVSGSKSFGDLYIAAAYQDIDRGGNGQDRTTIDLVGAYKINEIYKVKMGYSIFSDDLVPVASKEITRINATVEWHGSPDFYLFAEVQNNSYDDEVAGNKEDSNQFIVGMRYNFDYSF encoded by the coding sequence ATGAATAACTTTAAAATCAAAAAATCATTAATCGCTTTAGCACTTGTTTTACCAGCCTTTGCTTCTTATGCAGAAACGTCTGAAGAAAACTTGAAAAAACAGCTTACTGAAATTCAAACGCGTTTAGCACAATTAGAAGAGTCTAAAGAGCCAGCGGCTACTTCAGACAATACCTCTATTAATTTTTACGGTTCTTTACGTCCTACTTTTGGTCTAACAAGCACTGATTCTGCTGATAGCTGGGATGTTGGTGATGCATTATCACGTATCGGTATCGCAGCAGAGCATAAATTAAGCAATGGTATGACTGGTTTTGCAAAAGGTGAGTTTAAAGTTCAAATTCAAGGTGATGCGAGTTTTGGCGATGCACGTAAAGCATATGTTGGTATAAAGGGTGATTTTGGTCGTGTTGCCATTGGTAAACAGGATACAACTCAATACGCAATCATTGGTGACCCAGTTGATATTTTCAACCGTGCATCAACACCACTTGCCTATGATGACGCTAGCCCATTCCGTCAACAAGAAATGGTTAGCTACAGAAAGAACTTTGGTAACTTAGAATTTCGCATTGAAGGTCAATTCAAAGGCGAAACAGATATTGAAGGTAGTGATTTAGTTAACGGTGGTTTTAAATATTCTGGTGATAGCTTTACTTTAGCTGCTGCTTACCTAACTAGAGACATGCCTGGTACTGATGAAAACACAGTAGGTGTATCTGGTTCAAAATCATTTGGTGACTTATATATTGCCGCAGCTTATCAAGACATTGACCGTGGTGGTAATGGTCAAGATAGAACGACTATTGATTTAGTTGGTGCATACAAAATTAATGAAATCTACAAAGTTAAAATGGGCTATTCTATATTTTCAGACGATTTAGTACCTGTAGCTAGTAAAGAAATCACTCGCATCAATGCCACAGTAGAATGGCACGGTAGCCCAGATTTCTACTTATTTGCTGAAGTTCAAAACAATAGCTATGATGATGAAGTTGCAGGTAATAAAGAAGACAGCAATCAATTTATCGTAGGTATGCGTTACAACTTCGATTATAGCTTTTAA
- a CDS encoding FKBP-type peptidyl-prolyl cis-trans isomerase, with the protein MSKFILLAIVIAIVVFSLMRSNNNKKAAQLNATLGSDFLVSNKSEEGVLETASGLQYKVLTEGSGTEHPSASSKVTVHYHGTLLNGKVFDSSVDRGEPIGFGLQQVIKGWTEGVQLMVVGEKTRFYIPSNLAYGDSAAGKIAPGSLLIFDVELLAIN; encoded by the coding sequence ATGAGTAAATTTATATTATTAGCGATTGTTATTGCTATTGTTGTGTTCAGCTTGATGCGATCAAATAACAACAAAAAAGCGGCCCAGTTAAATGCAACTTTAGGCAGTGATTTTCTTGTGTCTAATAAGAGTGAAGAAGGGGTATTAGAAACAGCTTCTGGCTTGCAATACAAAGTGCTAACTGAAGGCAGTGGCACTGAGCACCCAAGTGCTTCTTCAAAAGTTACAGTGCATTATCACGGGACTTTACTCAATGGAAAAGTATTTGATAGCTCGGTAGATAGAGGTGAGCCAATTGGCTTTGGTTTACAGCAAGTCATCAAAGGTTGGACTGAAGGTGTTCAGTTGATGGTTGTTGGTGAAAAAACACGTTTTTATATTCCATCAAATTTAGCTTATGGCGATAGTGCGGCAGGAAAAATAGCGCCAGGTTCATTATTAATTTTTGATGTTGAATTGTTAGCGATAAACTAA
- a CDS encoding RNA polymerase sigma factor: protein MFERSDETLIAQALKGKKSAWLTLVKRYEKNLYNYALRMVNNPADAMDLMQDIFIALFRNLSKFRGECPFKNWLFKIAHYRCLEYYRRKRPMQSLDDVPEQEDEESVCLEKNLQIQQQSSALLEAMQHLPVKQKLVVELKFFQQCTFEDISQQLGISTNTAKSQLYSALDKLKLHLVDDQIIKVGVEYV, encoded by the coding sequence GTGTTTGAAAGAAGCGATGAAACGCTCATAGCGCAAGCGCTAAAAGGTAAAAAATCTGCATGGTTAACGCTGGTAAAGCGTTATGAGAAAAATCTCTATAACTACGCTTTACGCATGGTGAATAATCCAGCAGATGCCATGGATTTGATGCAAGATATTTTCATCGCATTATTTCGAAATTTATCTAAATTTCGCGGTGAATGTCCTTTTAAGAATTGGCTATTTAAAATTGCTCATTATCGTTGTCTCGAATATTACCGACGAAAACGGCCGATGCAATCACTTGATGATGTGCCAGAGCAAGAGGATGAAGAGTCAGTCTGTCTAGAGAAAAACTTACAAATTCAGCAACAAAGTAGTGCTTTGTTAGAGGCTATGCAGCATTTACCCGTTAAACAGAAATTAGTCGTTGAGTTAAAGTTTTTTCAACAATGCACTTTCGAAGATATTAGCCAGCAGTTAGGTATTTCAACCAATACAGCAAAGTCACAACTGTATAGCGCACTCGACAAATTAAAGCTGCACTTAGTCGATGATCAAATTATCAAGGTAGGGGTGGAGTATGTCTAA
- the adhP gene encoding alcohol dehydrogenase AdhP — protein sequence MKAAVNHQFKGKLEIEQLDKPTISSHEVLVKIHACGVCHTDLHACHGDWPVKPKMPLVPGHEGVGEIVEVGDQVSHCKLGDRVGIPWLYSACGHCDYCLTGDENLCLSQQNAGYSVDGSYAEYCKADGNYVVKIPDGISYVDAAPLFCAGVTTYKALKVSTAKPGEWVAIFGIGGLGHLAVQYAVAMGLNVIAVDTGEAKLDLAKKLGASLCLDFKRDDVVAKVLAETGGVHASICTAVSKSGFEQSYKVIRRGGKCVLVGLPPEDMPLPIFDTVLNGVSVVGSIVGTRKDLIECLDFAARGKVKAITIEKSLEDINDIFEEMINGEITGRVVMKF from the coding sequence ATGAAAGCAGCAGTTAATCATCAATTTAAGGGTAAACTTGAAATTGAGCAACTAGACAAGCCAACAATTTCAAGTCATGAAGTATTAGTTAAGATCCATGCCTGTGGAGTGTGCCATACCGATTTACATGCGTGTCACGGAGACTGGCCGGTAAAACCTAAAATGCCATTAGTGCCGGGCCATGAAGGCGTTGGCGAAATAGTTGAAGTAGGCGATCAGGTCAGTCATTGTAAATTAGGCGACCGCGTAGGCATTCCTTGGCTTTATAGTGCGTGTGGTCATTGTGATTACTGTTTAACAGGTGATGAAAACTTATGTTTATCGCAACAAAATGCTGGTTATTCAGTGGACGGCAGTTATGCCGAATACTGTAAAGCAGATGGCAATTATGTGGTAAAAATTCCAGATGGTATTAGTTATGTTGATGCCGCTCCCTTATTTTGCGCAGGTGTTACTACGTATAAAGCACTTAAAGTTTCTACCGCAAAACCGGGTGAATGGGTCGCTATTTTTGGTATCGGTGGTTTAGGGCATTTAGCCGTACAGTATGCCGTTGCCATGGGGTTAAATGTTATTGCGGTTGATACAGGTGAGGCCAAGTTAGACCTTGCTAAAAAATTGGGTGCTTCACTTTGTTTAGACTTTAAACGAGATGATGTTGTTGCTAAGGTCCTCGCTGAAACCGGAGGCGTTCATGCCAGTATTTGCACTGCGGTAAGTAAAAGCGGTTTTGAACAAAGCTATAAAGTTATTCGTCGCGGTGGTAAGTGTGTGTTAGTTGGCTTACCCCCTGAAGATATGCCATTACCTATTTTTGATACTGTGCTTAATGGCGTTAGTGTTGTTGGCTCTATTGTTGGCACACGTAAAGATTTGATTGAATGTTTAGACTTTGCTGCCCGCGGAAAAGTAAAAGCTATTACTATTGAAAAGTCCCTTGAAGATATTAATGATATTTTTGAAGAGATGATAAATGGTGAAATTACTGGTCGTGTGGTAATGAAGTTCTAA